In Cervus canadensis isolate Bull #8, Minnesota chromosome 6, ASM1932006v1, whole genome shotgun sequence, one DNA window encodes the following:
- the ATG12 gene encoding ubiquitin-like protein ATG12 — protein sequence MAEEQESALQLPPSTAPEAEGPTEVSPETATPEPPSSAAVSPGTEEAVGDTKKKIDILLKAVGDTPIMKTKKWAVERTRTIQGLIDFIKKFLKLVASEQLFIYVNQSFAPSPDQEVGTLYECFGSDGKLVLHYCKSQAWG from the exons ATGGCTGAGGAGCAGGAGTCTGCGCTGCAGCTGCCTCCCTCAACTGCTCCCGAAGCTGAAGGGCCTACGGAGGTCTCCCCAGAAACAGCCACTCCGGAGCCCCCTTCTTCGGCTGCAGTCTCCCCAGGAACAGAGGAAGCTGTCGGTGacaccaagaaaaaaa ttGACATTCTGCTAAAGGCGGTGGGAGACACTCCTATAATGAAGACAAAGAAATGGGCTGTAGAGCGAACCCGAACCATCCAAGGACTCATTGACTTCATCAAAAAGTTCCTTAAACTTGTGGCTTCAGAACAGTTG TTTATTTACGTGAATCAGTCCTTTGCCCCCTCCCCAGACCAGGAAGTTGGGACCCTCTATGAG tgtTTTGGCAGTGATGGTAAACTGGTCCTGCATTACTGCAAATCTCAAGCATGGGGATGA